From Manihot esculenta cultivar AM560-2 chromosome 18, M.esculenta_v8, whole genome shotgun sequence:
TTCTGAAGCTGCACAGCCTGTGGACTGCGCCAAGTTCAAATGTGCTGGAAGTTCTGGTGGCGGTGGAGGCGGTGGAGGTGGTGGCGGAGGAGTTTCACCTTCACCAAGTAAAAGACCTCCTGTTGGAAGGCCCTCAGCACCAAATCCTGCTCCTTCTGGTAGGCCATTTAAGCCTTCTCCTCCTCCACCCACTTCCAAGTCTTCTTCTTCTAGCAGATCGcatcctccaccaccaccaacgAGGTCTTCTTTCCACTCACCACCTTCACCGCCACCGCCTACTGAAAGGGTCTCACCCAAAACACATCTGCCACCTCCACCCCCTCCAGTAGAGCATCACGGATCACCACCATTGCCATCACCTCCTCCACCCAGCAATTACCATTCTTATGCTCCACCGCCGCCAACTGAAAAGGTTTCACCAAGTACTCATCAATCTCCACCCCCACCACCGACTGAATACACGCCCTCTGCACCCAaacattcacctcctccaccatctcCACCAGTTGAGTACCATCCACCTCCCTATCAACATGAAGCACCACCACCGCCACCACCTGTTGAGTACCATTCTCCCCCTTATCAACACAATGCACCACCTCCGCCACCACCTGTAGAGTACCACTCACCCCCCTATCAACACAATGCGTCGCCGCCGCCACCGGAGCAGTCAGTTCCAGCACCGAGTTACCACATTTACTCCCCACCGCCACCTCCGCCAACGAATGAATATAAACACACTCCTCCTCCGACTCATGAGCATCACACTCCCAAAACAGCAATTCCACCTCCAACATATGTAAAGCCTCCAACTTCACCCCCTCCACCGGAATCATTCCATCCCctcccacctccaccaccaactGGGTGTGTATTTCCGGgatcaccaccaccaccaccatctTCACCCAGTTATCACCACCCACCATCGCCTCCACCTCCTCAGCAACAGTGGCATTATCCACCACCATCATCTCATCATTACCAAagcccacctccaccacctactaTGTATTCAAATCCCTCCCCTCCACCACCGCCGCCAGTGGATAACACTCCACTCCCACCAATTGTAGGAGTAACATACgcatctcctcctcctccatcaATTCCATATTACTAAACACTTTGTGGCATCATCGGGTTTTGATTCCATTGTCTTTATTCTTTTGCTGCTCTGCAACAATGAGGACTGGTTCCATATTGAGTGTTTTTTGTTAAagcaatatttattttatttttctgagaAGTTTAATTAATCTGTagcaataattaatatatatttccaTTTTCTGGTTATtaattgtattattattatatttatatttatgtgaTCTATGCTAAGCCAagctgtttttttttatttttatttttttgagacATAAGCTAAGCCAATACTAAGTCCAACGAATCCATTACAAAGAAGGAAACCTCTCAGCCTCTGAAATTAAACCAATTATTATATTCTGCCAATCTCTTTAATGCTTTTATGTATCCAAATCATACCATTGATTTTTTGGTCTTCTGTCAATAAATTTTGTTATCAATAAAAGGCTGTCTTCTATCTACTggcaaaaaaaaacaaaaaaagaaaatgtttttattttaatttttgtaataattaaaataaacttttataaaaatatccaaaattttaatttcttttaaaataatttttttgaaattaaaaaaattaaactcttccattttaattaaaaaattattaaaataaaaattaattaaattaaatttatatttaaaaaatattacatgaaaaaataataatttaatttatattaacaaatttatatataaaaattttaataagattaaaaataattgtaacgacccggaagccGGACCGTTATCGACGCTAGAATTCAGATCAACTTAAAGTCGTCGGAACCTGTAGCAAGTCTATTATGCATCCTATGTACctaataaaatctcatacatga
This genomic window contains:
- the LOC110607063 gene encoding leucine-rich repeat extensin-like protein 2; translation: MSSLRFFFILFFLSLLLQISSATLEDEAQDDDDLDPSLQFENPSIRQAYIALQAWKQAIFSDPFNFTATWNGPHVCSYMGVYCAPSPTNPKLRVVAGIDLNHADIAGYLPTELGLLTDLALFHLNSNRFCGVVPTSFRKLKLLFELDLSNNRFVGKFPKVVLSLPSLKYLDLRFNEFEGSVPSKLFDQTFDAIFLNDNRFQFGIPPNLGNSPVSVLVLANNNLGGCIPGSIGNMGNTLNEIILMNDNLTGCLPSQIGLLKEVTVFDVSFNHLQGSLPSSIGNMKKVEQLDIAHNGFTGFIPASVCQLPNLKNFTYSFNYFSGEAPACAAIGGGVVTNGSKNCIPGKMDQRSAKECSSEAAQPVDCAKFKCAGSSGGGGGGGGGGGGVSPSPSKRPPVGRPSAPNPAPSGRPFKPSPPPPTSKSSSSSRSHPPPPPTRSSFHSPPSPPPPTERVSPKTHLPPPPPPVEHHGSPPLPSPPPPSNYHSYAPPPPTEKVSPSTHQSPPPPPTEYTPSAPKHSPPPPSPPVEYHPPPYQHEAPPPPPPVEYHSPPYQHNAPPPPPPVEYHSPPYQHNASPPPPEQSVPAPSYHIYSPPPPPPTNEYKHTPPPTHEHHTPKTAIPPPTYVKPPTSPPPPESFHPLPPPPPTGCVFPGSPPPPPSSPSYHHPPSPPPPQQQWHYPPPSSHHYQSPPPPPTMYSNPSPPPPPPVDNTPLPPIVGVTYASPPPPSIPYY